From Phragmites australis chromosome 5, lpPhrAust1.1, whole genome shotgun sequence, a single genomic window includes:
- the LOC133919503 gene encoding lysophospholipid acyltransferase 1-like: MGLEMDAMAASIGVSVPVVRFLLCFAATIPTGLLWRAVPGATGRHLYAGLTGAALSYLSFGATSNLLFVVPMALGYLAMLLCRRRAGLITFLGAFGFLIACHVYYMSGDAWKDGGIDATGALMVLTLKVISCAINYSDGILKEESLRDAQKQYRLTKLPSLIEYFGYCLCCGSHFAGPVYEMKDYLEWTERKGIWASPTPSQLLPTLRALVQAGICMGLYLYLSPKFPLSRFSEPLYYEWGFWHRLFYQYMSGFTARWKYYFIWSISEAAINISGLGFTGWSDSSPPKARWDRAKNVDVLGVELAGSAVQLPLVWNIQVSTWLRYYVYERLIQKGKKPGFLQLLGTQTVSAIWHGLYPGYIIFFVQSALMINGSRVIYRWQQAVSNSVLRSILAFLNFAYTLLVLNYSCIGFQVLSFKETLASYQSVSYVGTVVPIVCLLLGYVIKPARPVKPKARKAE; this comes from the exons atgggGCTGGAGATGGATGCGATGGCGGCGTCGATCGGCGTGTCGGTGCCCGTGGTCCGCTTCCTGCTTTGCTTCGCGGCCACCATCCCGACGGGCCTCCTGTGGCGCGCGGTCCCCGGCGCCACGGGGCGCCACCTCTACGCGGGGCTCACCGGCGCCGCGCTCTCATACCTCTCCTTCGGGGCCACGTCCAACCTCCTCTTCGTCGTGCCCATGGCGCTCGGGTACCTCGCCATGCtcctctgccgccgccgcgccgggctcatcaccttcctcggCGCCTTCGGCTTCCTCATCGCATG TCATGTGTACTACATGAGCGGAGATGCGTGGAAGGATGGAGGCATTGATGCGACTG GTGCTTTAATGGTCTTAACACTGAAAGTCATTTCATGCGCAATAAACTACAGTGATGGCATCTTGAAGGAAGAGAGTTTGCGTGATGCTCAGAAACAGTATCGATTGACTAAGCTTCCTTCGCTAATTGAATATTTTGGTTACTGCCTCTGCTGTGGCAGCCACTTTGCTGGACCGGTATATGAGATGAAAGATTATCTTGAATGGACTGAAAGAAAAGGA ATATGGGCTAGCCCAACTCCTTCACAGTTGTTACCTACTTTGCGTGCTCTAGTTCAGGCTGGTATATGCATGGGGTTATATTTATATCTGTCACCTAAATTCCCACTCTCACGGTTTAGTGAGCCCCTATATTATGAATGGGGTTTCTGGCATCGGCTCTTCTATCAGTACATGTCAGGCTTTACTGCTCGTTGGAAATATTACTTTATATGGTCAATTTCAGAAGCTGCAATTAATATATCTGGTCTGGGCTTTACTGGTTGGTCGGATTCTTCTCCCCCAAAAGCCAGATGGGATCGTGCAAAAAATGTTGATGTCTTAGGTGTCGAATTAGCTGGAAGTGCAGTTCAATTGCCCCTTGTGTGGAATATTCAAGTGAGCACATGGCTACGATACT ATGTGTATGAGAGGCTAATTCAGAAAGGAAAGAAACCTGGTTTCCTTCAGTTGTTGGGTACACAGACAGTCAGTGCCATCTGGCAT GGACTGTATCCTGGatatatcatattctttgtTCAATCGGCATTGATGATAAATGGTTCACGAG TTATATACAGATGGCAGCAAGCTGTGAGCAATTCAGTCCTCCGCAGTATCCTGGCTTTCCTAAATTTTGCATATACTTTGCTGGTGCTTAACTACTCATGTATTGGCTTCCAG GTACTGAGCTTCAAGGAAACCTTGGCATCCTACCAGAGCGTATCTTATGTTGGCACAGTTGTCCCCATTGTATGTCTCCTGCTGGGCTATGTTATCAAGCCAGCTAGGCCTGTGAAGCCGAAGGCTCGGAAGGCAGAGTGA
- the LOC133919504 gene encoding protein DETOXIFICATION 49-like yields the protein MSSCSGATMASRDASGAGEEVLTATLLPKAEVVIPVEEASAAEELPPVLTRKPPGRFARAVKEAWSVSLSVTFPMMPSMSAGAAGAEARSILGLAMPMILTGLLLYLRSMISMLFLGRLGGLALAGGSLAIGFANITGYSVLSGLAMGMEPICGQAFGAGHYELLGVTMQRTVFLLVAAAVPIGGLWMHMRPLLLLCGQDAGIATVAETYILASLPDLLLQAFLHPVRIYLRTQSINLPLTLCAALAIALHLPINYVLVSVLGLGIRGVALASVLANLNLLLFLFAYILFKGVHKRTGGFALSSQSFRGWGELVSLALPSCVSVCLEWWWYEIMILLCGLLANPQASVASMGILIQTTSLIYIFPSSLGFGVSTRVSNELGANRPDHAGRAATVSLMLGFAFGGVASAFAYLVRGAWATMFTADPAIVALTASVLPILGLCELGNCPQTTGCGVLRGSARPRDAASINLRSFYLVGTPVALVLAFWYHYDFQGLWLGLLAAQAACVVRMLLVIGRTDWAAEAKRAQQLTGAGAVETRESSGKGSQIMKVEAAGVEEKPGLLIDIVIELPNDHC from the coding sequence ATGTCGTCCTGCTCCGGCGCCACGATGGCGTCCCGGGATGCCTCCGGTGCTGGCGAGGAGGTCCTCACGGCCACCTTGCTCCCCAAGGCGGAGGTCGTCATACCGGTGGAGGAGGCCAGCGCGGCAGAGGAGCTCCCGCCGGTGCTCACGCGCAAGCCGCCGGGCCGGTTCGCCAGAGCGGTGAAGGAAGCTTGGTCCGTCTCATTGTCCGTCACATTCCCCATGATGCCGTCGATGTCGGCTGGCGCGGCGGGCGCGGAGGCGCGGTCCATACTGGGTCTCGCGATGCCGATGATCCTAACGGGCCTGCTGCTGTACCTCCGGTCCATGATTTCGATGCTCTTCCTCGGCCGCCTCGGCGGTCTGGCGCTCGCTGGCGGATCTCTCGCCATCGGCTTCGCAAACATCACCGGCTACTCCGTGCTGTCAGGCCTCGCCATGGGCATGGAGCCCATCTGCGGGCAGGCCTTCGGCGCGGGCCATTACGAACTCCTCGGCGTGACCATGCAGCGCACCGTGTTCCTGCTCGTCGCGGCCGCCGTCCCCATCGGCGGGCTGTGGATGCACATGCGGCCTCTGCTCCTGCTCTGCGGCCAGGACGCCGGCATCGCCACGGTCGCTGAGACCTACATTCTTGCCTCTCTCCCGGACCTACTCCTCCAGGCGTTCCTCCACCCCGTCCGCATCTACCTCCGGACGCAGTCCATCAACCTGCCTCTTACCTTGTGCGCCGCGCTCGCCATTGCGCTCCACCTGCCAATCAACTATGTGCTCGTCTCCGTCCTCGGCCTCGGCATCAGGGGAGTGGCATTGGCCTCTGTGCTGGCCAACTTGaacctcctcctctttctcttcgCTTACATCTTGTTCAAGGGCGTGCACAAGCGCACTGGCGGCTTCGCGCTCTCGTCCCAGAGCTTCCGCGGCTGGGGCGAGCTCGTCAGCCTCGCCCTGCCGAGCTGCGTCAGCGTCTGCCTCGAGTGGTGGTGGTACGAGATCATGATCCTCCTGTGCGGCCTGCTCGCCAACCCGCAGGCATCGGTGGCCTCTATGGGCATCCTGATCCAGACCACGTCGCTCATCTACATCTTCCCTTCCTCGCTCGGCTTCGGCGTGTCCACGCGCGTCAGCAACGAGCTCGGCGCGAACCGGCCCGACCACGCGGGCCGCGCGGCCACGGTCAGCCTCATGCTCGGGTTCGCATTCGGCGGCGTGGCGTCCGCGTTCGCGTACCTCGTGCGGGGCGCGTGGGCGACCATGTTCACGGCCGACCCAGCGATCGTCGCGCTCACCGCGTCCGTGCTgccgatcctgggcttgtgcgAGCTCGGCAACTGCCCGCAGACCACCGGGTGCGGCGTGCTGCGTGGCAGCGCCCGGCCCAGAGACGCCGCCAGCATCAACCTCCGGTCGTTCTACCTCGTGGGAACGCCTGTGGCGCTCGTCCTCGCCTTCTGGTACCATTACGACTTCCAGGGCCTGTGGTTGGGCCTCCTGGCGGCGCAGGCGGCCTGCGTGGTGCGCATGCTGCTGGTGATCGGGAGGACGGATTGGGCCGCCGAGGCCAAGCGCGCACAGCAGCTCACCGGAGCAGGCGCGGTGGAGACCAGAGAGAGCAGCGGCAAGGGCAGTCAGATCATGAAAGTCGAAGCAGCCGGCGTAGAGGAGAAGCCAGGCTTGCTTATCGACATAGTGATCGAGCTTCCAAACGATCACTGCTGA